From Chroogloeocystis siderophila 5.2 s.c.1, one genomic window encodes:
- a CDS encoding FecR family protein, which yields MTLPIAKKANAETALTRAVVQNIRNLVRLLPQNRTPRPARLSDAMQPGDALSTGRSSLAELRFNDGSLARIGEQAIFRFIAQTRRFRLSNGTVLLLIPPGRGVTDIRTPNAAAAIRGSALFVRYIPETDTTIVGALTDSNIEVFNQSASQSEVLEAGQMAVVVNDTIEQLYEFDLNTFYQTSDLVQQLNLNRPNPNPSADPALSSVQAETAAAAATKPPVRGEGVVENPPFVRSPGNSVQESQQNQGNNTSTTPTQQNQGNNTSTTPSPTGNPSGNNSTNTENPPSGANSGNQQLPGNGSREEIDESVGGMVSAGSVGGVVSVGGMVSAGSVGGVVSVGGMVSAGSVGGVVVLLGGVIGVLFSNGGVTGAVSPPRHQQIRLTPYHQRTIRRQQIRLTPRHQQIRLTPYRQRTIRRQQIRLTPRHQQIRLTPYRQRTIRHQQIRLTPRHQRTPRRQQIRLTPHRQRTPRHRQIRLTPYHQRTLRRLRHY from the coding sequence ATGACGCTGCCAATAGCTAAGAAGGCTAATGCTGAAACTGCTCTGACACGAGCCGTAGTGCAAAACATACGTAATCTAGTGCGTCTACTTCCACAAAATCGCACACCACGTCCAGCCCGATTGTCAGATGCCATGCAGCCTGGAGATGCTTTGTCTACAGGTCGTTCTTCCTTAGCAGAACTACGTTTTAATGACGGTTCCCTGGCAAGGATAGGAGAACAAGCCATATTCCGCTTCATTGCACAGACACGTAGATTCAGGTTATCAAACGGAACAGTACTATTACTCATTCCTCCTGGCAGAGGAGTCACAGACATCCGAACGCCAAATGCAGCTGCTGCAATTAGAGGGTCAGCATTATTTGTACGTTATATACCCGAAACAGACACAACAATTGTTGGGGCTTTAACAGATAGTAATATTGAAGTTTTTAATCAAAGCGCTTCTCAAAGCGAAGTTCTCGAAGCTGGGCAAATGGCGGTTGTTGTCAATGACACAATTGAGCAGTTATACGAGTTTGACCTCAATACTTTTTACCAAACGAGCGATTTGGTACAGCAGCTTAATCTGAATCGACCAAATCCTAATCCTTCAGCTGATCCGGCACTCTCTAGTGTACAAGCAGAAACTGCGGCTGCTGCTGCTACAAAGCCACCAGTTAGAGGCGAAGGAGTAGTTGAAAATCCACCTTTTGTTCGGTCTCCTGGTAATTCAGTACAAGAATCTCAACAAAACCAAGGCAACAATACTTCAACAACACCAACTCAACAAAATCAAGGTAACAATACTTCAACAACACCATCGCCCACTGGGAATCCAAGTGGGAACAACTCAACTAATACAGAGAATCCTCCAAGTGGAGCAAACAGCGGTAATCAGCAACTTCCTGGCAATGGGTCTAGAGAGGAAATTGATGAGTCCGTTGGTGGTATGGTGTCAGCCGGATCTGTTGGTGGCGTGGTGTCCGTTGGTGGTATGGTGTCAGCCGGATCTGTTGGTGGCGTGGTGTCCGTTGGTGGTATGGTGTCAGCCGGATCTGTTGGTGGCGTGGTGGTATTACTAGGCGGTGTGATTGGCGTGTTATTTTCTAACGGTGGGGTTACTGGTGCAGTATCACCACCACGCCACCAACAGATCCGGTTGACACCATACCACCAACGGACAATACGCCGCCAACAGATCCGGTTGACACCACGCCACCAACAGATCCGGCTGACACCATACCGCCAACGGACAATACGCCGCCAACAGATCCGGTTGACACCACGCCACCAACAGATCCGGTTGACACCATACCGCCAACGGACAATACGCCACCAACAGATCCGGCTGACACCACGCCACCAACGGACACCACGTCGCCAACAGATCCGGTTGACACCACACCGCCAACGGACACCACGCCACCGACAGATCCGGTTGACACCATACCACCAACGGACACTGAGACGACTCCGCCATTATTAG